Below is a window of Methanothermobacter thermautotrophicus DNA.
ATCCCCTGGTACCGGTAAAACCCTCCTGGCAAAGGCCGTTGCCAACGAGAGCCAGGCAAACTTCATAGCGGTCAAGGGTCCGGAACTGCTATCCAAGTGGGTTGGTGAATCAGAGAAGGGTGTACGTGAAGTCTTCAGGAAGGCACGTCAGACAGCACCCACAGTGATATTCTTTGATGAGATAGACTCAATAGCCTCAGTGAGGAGCGGAAGCACAGCCGACTCCGGCGTAACCCAGAGGGTTGTCAACCAGCTGCTCACAGAGATCGACGGACTTGAAGAGCTACAGGACGTGGCGGTTATAGCTGCCACGAACAGGCCTGACATCCTTGACCCGGCACTCCTCAGGCCCGGAAGATTCGACAGGCACGTCAAGGTTGACGACCCAGATAAGGAGGCGAGACTCGCAATATTCAGAGTCCACACCAAAGACATGCCCCTTGCAGATGACGTTGACCTTAAAAAGCTTGCAGAGAAAACTGAGGGATACGTGGGTGCAGACATTGAGGCTGTATGCAGAGAAGCAGCCATGCTAACCCTCAGGGATAACATGGAAGCCGAGGAAGTACCAATGAAGTACTTCCTTGATGCCATGGAGAAAATAAAACCAAAGGGTGGCAGAGAGGAGCAGGTCCATTACCATTAAATCCTCGATAACTCCCTTTTGTAACTTCTTTTATTTTTGCAGAACTTCTATTTTTAAGGTCTCCGGTGATTAAATGGTAAACCGCTTAAAGATCATCAGCATAGTTTCCATAACCTTATTCTCCAGAAGTTCCTTTAGAGTTTTTTCAAATCGCTAATTTCACAGATTGCAAGATCTTTAAGATTTGAATATTTGCTCTCTAAATCAAGTATATCTTTTAACTTGTTCTCTAAGTCAGATAATTGCTCACTCTTTTACCCTCTGGGCTGATCTGGAACTGTAATTAGAGAAGAAGTGGAGATTCCACATCATAAGGTTTTTCATTAATTTTAACTATACGTGTTAGTGCGTAGAGTGGGATTGGCCCGGCAATTTCTTTGGGAGTGGCCGCAGTTTTTGCCTCGATGGCAAGGAAGGGTTCTTCATCATCAAAAATCATGATATGAGAAGTCCCTACCCAATGAGCTCTGGCCTCTCCCTCATGCAAATCGGTCTCATCAAATAATCTGATGCTTGTTATACCCCCTCTGTTCTGGACATATATGTTTTGATCCTTGAAGGGACCTGAGATATCCCTATAGATTTTATCTAAATACTCAGCTATTTCACTCATTATAACCCCAAACCATGTACTTTTTCCTTTATTGGATTTAACAACCTTCTAAATTTATCAATTTTTGATCAGATGCTTAAAACTAGATGGTACTCATGAAAACAGGACATATTACAAAAGAATTGGTATGGACACCATCACTCATTCTTACAAGATCTGATTCATGAACTCCAGTGCACTGAATGGCGTTATTGAGGGCCTCCCTGAGTTCAGTGATCTCCCCGGAGATTAACACAGGAGACCCATTAATTATTTTTAAGTGATGACCCACAACCTATTATCTACAGACAAGGAACTCCAACATGTTAATCGGGTGATGCGATGCCATACAGAGTTAAAGATATTTCATTGGCCCCTCAGGGCGAAAAAAAGATCAGATGGGTTCAGGAACACATGCCTGTACTTGAAAGGATAAAAAGTGACTTCTCAGAGGAGAAACCCTTCAGGGGGGTCACCATAGGATCCTGTCTTCACCTCGAACCAAAGACCATAAACCTTGGCCTCACACTCAAGGCTGGAGGTGCAGAGGTCGCCATGACCGGATGCAACCCCCTATCAACCCAGGACGACGCCACAGCCGCCGGGGCGAAGATGGGACTCAACATGTACGGGTGGCGTGGGGAGACAAAGGAGGAGTACTATGAGAACATACACCGCGTCCTTGACCATGAACCGGAGATCCTCATCGATGACGGTGCAGACATGATATTCCTTGTCCACCGGGAGAGACCAGAACTCCTTGATGGGATAATAGGTGCCTGTGAAGAGACAACCACAGGTATAAACCGGCTTAGGGCCATGGCAGCCGACGGAGCCCTCAAGTTCCCTGTGATGGCTGTGAACGACGCCTACACCAAGTACCTCTTCGACAACCGCTACGGTACCGGACAGTCAACCTTTGACTCCATAATGGGGACCACAAACATGCTGATAGCCGGGAAGACCGTCGTGGTATGCGGCTACGGCTGGTGCGGTCGAGGTATAGCCATGAGGGCTGAGGGGCTTGGAGCCAGCGTAATAGTGACCGAAGTGGATCCTATAAGGGCTCTTGAAGCCCGTATGGATGGTTTCAGGGTTATGAAGGTTTCGGATGCTGTTAGGGAGGCTGATATACTTATAACAGCCACAGGGAACACCGATGTTGTTTCTGAATCTGAATTCCTGAACATGAAGGATGGCTGTGTAATGGCAAACTCCGGCCACTTCAACGTCGAGATAAACAGGGATGTCCTTGAAGAACTATCAAGGGATAAGAGGGAGGTTAAGGAGGACATCGAGTTATTCATAATGCCTGATGGACGTAAATTATACCTCCTGGCTGATGGAAGGCTGGTAAACCTTGCATCCGAGCGCGGCCAGGGCCACCCCGCAGAGATAATGGATATGAGCTTTGCAATGCAGGCACTATCAGCAAGACACCTCCTCCATGAGAAACCAGACCCTGGCGTCTACAGGGCACCCGATGAAATAGACATGATGGTTGCCCGGATGAAACTCGATGCCATGGGCATTGAGATCGACGAACTCACAGAAGAACAGAGGCTTTACCTTGAAAACTGGGAAGAAGGGACCTGATCTATCTGCGGGTGACCATATTGGGATTTTTCAGATTCATAGATAAGGGGGATGGCCCTGTAAGGTTATTTGTGGGTGGTGTGCATGGAAGGGAAGGCCTCACAACCATAAGGGCCCTCCGGAGGCTGGGTTTCAATGACATAAAGCGTGGCAGGCTGATCATATACAGCTGCAACCCCACCCCCTACATAAGCACCCTGAACCCCGACTACTACACGACCCCCCGGGGGAAGGAGATACTTGGACTCATAGAGAGGTACCGACCATCAACCTACCTGGAGGCCCACTGCTACCGCAGGGAGAACTACGGCAGGCTCACAGATCCTTCAAGGAAGGCGTCTGAGGGTGTGCCCCCCCTCATAGAACTTGAAGAGGGTGTGCTTATAGGATCTGTGTCTCCACACATACGCAAGAAGCTCTTCAGGCGGGAGGATATCTGTCTCACAGTTGAGATGCCATGCCTGGATGGGGGATCCGATAAGAGTCTTGAGGTCTATGTGGAATTTCTGAGGACAGTTGCCTCCTCAGAAACAAGAGAAGAACTTGAACTTCGCCTTGGAAAGAGGTACCCTGAACAGGTTGAA
It encodes the following:
- the ahcY gene encoding adenosylhomocysteinase, whose translation is MPYRVKDISLAPQGEKKIRWVQEHMPVLERIKSDFSEEKPFRGVTIGSCLHLEPKTINLGLTLKAGGAEVAMTGCNPLSTQDDATAAGAKMGLNMYGWRGETKEEYYENIHRVLDHEPEILIDDGADMIFLVHRERPELLDGIIGACEETTTGINRLRAMAADGALKFPVMAVNDAYTKYLFDNRYGTGQSTFDSIMGTTNMLIAGKTVVVCGYGWCGRGIAMRAEGLGASVIVTEVDPIRALEARMDGFRVMKVSDAVREADILITATGNTDVVSESEFLNMKDGCVMANSGHFNVEINRDVLEELSRDKREVKEDIELFIMPDGRKLYLLADGRLVNLASERGQGHPAEIMDMSFAMQALSARHLLHEKPDPGVYRAPDEIDMMVARMKLDAMGIEIDELTEEQRLYLENWEEGT
- a CDS encoding DUF2119 domain-containing protein, which encodes MTILGFFRFIDKGDGPVRLFVGGVHGREGLTTIRALRRLGFNDIKRGRLIIYSCNPTPYISTLNPDYYTTPRGKEILGLIERYRPSTYLEAHCYRRENYGRLTDPSRKASEGVPPLIELEEGVLIGSVSPHIRKKLFRREDICLTVEMPCLDGGSDKSLEVYVEFLRTVASSETREELELRLGKRYPEQVETARIYAREFFGEYPPF